The following coding sequences lie in one Myxococcus xanthus genomic window:
- a CDS encoding DEAD/DEAH box helicase, translated as MATPETQAPLAALLPKKGEPPLDADEILNRFVGYVAANGLSLYSAQEEAILELLAGKHLFLKTPTGSGKSLVATALHFKAMAEGKVSFYTCPIKALVNEKFFALCDAFGAENVGMLTGDASINRDAPIICCTAEILANLALRDASARVDYVVMDEFHYYSDRERGVAWQLPLIALPDTTFLLMSATLGPTHVIEESLAKLTGREVATVRSAERPVPLDFDYREMPLHETIEDLIARGKYPIYLVNFTQRTAAEQAQNLMSVDFSTKEEKEAIRLALQDAPFDTPYGKEFQRFLRHGIGMHHAGLLPKYRLLVEKLAQHGHLKVISGTDTLGVGVNIPIRTVLFTQLFKFNGEKLTTLSVRDFQQIAGRAGRKGFDTQGSVVAQAPEYVIENIKLAAKEAAGKKKTPKAKPPQKNFVQYDRSTFERLQSGMPEPLESRFAVSHGMILNLLQSDHQTEGNGGYKRLVKLVQRSHDSDYLKRRHLKEAARDFRTLRDAEIIEVEKGQGGSGATVKVAGEMQHDFSLNHTLSLYLLDTLELLDPTTDTYALDVVSLVEAILENPDVVLYAQLNQLKGEKINELKAQGVEYDDRMAELEKLEWPKPNRDFIYGTFNKFAQKHPWVGEENIRPKSIVRDMFERFMSFPDYIREYGLQRSEGVLLRYVNDTYKTLVQTVPERFRTEEVEDFIDHLRATLRQVDSSLLDEWERMRNPDAAVEAKPVVELKPKELTDDPKAFAARVREELHRLLKALGQKRYMDALAMLDNALGEWTAPKLEQAMAPYFEEHKVVVLTPQARKPANTFLKESGTRLWETQQRIIDPEGHGDWMIDCEIDLRDRRLDEGPILMLRRIGV; from the coding sequence AACCCAAGCGCCGCTCGCCGCACTGCTCCCCAAGAAGGGCGAACCGCCCCTGGACGCGGACGAAATCCTCAACCGCTTCGTCGGCTATGTGGCGGCCAATGGCTTGAGCCTCTATTCGGCCCAGGAAGAGGCCATCCTGGAGCTGCTGGCGGGCAAGCACCTGTTCCTCAAGACGCCCACCGGCTCCGGCAAGTCGCTGGTGGCGACGGCGCTCCACTTCAAGGCCATGGCGGAGGGGAAGGTCTCCTTCTACACCTGCCCCATCAAGGCCCTGGTGAACGAGAAGTTCTTCGCCCTCTGCGATGCCTTCGGCGCGGAGAACGTGGGCATGCTCACCGGCGACGCGAGCATCAACCGCGACGCGCCCATCATCTGCTGCACCGCCGAAATCCTCGCCAACCTGGCCCTGCGCGACGCGAGCGCACGCGTGGACTACGTCGTCATGGACGAGTTCCACTACTACTCGGACCGCGAGCGCGGCGTGGCCTGGCAGTTGCCGCTCATCGCGCTGCCGGACACCACCTTCCTGCTGATGTCCGCCACGCTGGGCCCCACGCACGTCATCGAGGAGAGCCTGGCGAAACTCACCGGCCGGGAAGTGGCCACCGTGCGCAGCGCCGAGCGCCCCGTGCCGCTGGACTTCGACTACCGTGAGATGCCGCTGCACGAGACGATTGAAGACCTGATTGCTCGTGGGAAGTACCCCATCTACCTGGTCAACTTCACCCAGCGCACCGCCGCCGAGCAGGCGCAGAACCTGATGAGCGTGGACTTCTCCACCAAGGAGGAGAAGGAGGCCATCCGGTTGGCGCTCCAGGACGCGCCCTTCGACACGCCCTACGGCAAGGAGTTCCAGCGCTTCCTGCGCCACGGCATCGGCATGCACCATGCCGGCCTGCTGCCCAAGTACCGCCTGCTGGTGGAGAAGCTGGCCCAGCACGGGCACCTCAAGGTCATTAGCGGCACGGACACGCTGGGCGTGGGCGTCAACATCCCCATCCGCACGGTGCTCTTCACGCAGCTCTTCAAGTTCAACGGCGAGAAGCTGACCACGCTGAGCGTGCGCGACTTCCAGCAGATTGCCGGCCGCGCGGGCCGCAAGGGCTTCGACACGCAGGGCAGCGTGGTGGCCCAGGCGCCCGAGTACGTCATCGAGAACATCAAGCTGGCCGCCAAGGAGGCCGCGGGCAAGAAGAAGACGCCCAAGGCCAAGCCGCCCCAGAAGAACTTCGTCCAGTACGACCGGAGCACCTTCGAGCGGCTCCAGAGCGGCATGCCGGAGCCGCTGGAGTCCCGCTTCGCGGTGTCGCACGGGATGATTCTCAACCTGCTCCAGAGCGACCACCAGACAGAAGGCAATGGCGGGTACAAGCGGCTGGTGAAGCTGGTGCAGCGCAGCCACGACTCGGACTACCTCAAGCGCCGGCATCTCAAGGAGGCCGCGCGCGACTTCCGCACGCTGCGCGACGCGGAAATCATCGAGGTGGAGAAGGGGCAGGGCGGCTCGGGCGCCACGGTGAAGGTGGCGGGGGAGATGCAGCACGACTTCAGCCTCAACCACACGCTGTCGCTGTACCTGCTCGACACGTTGGAGCTGTTGGATCCGACCACGGACACGTACGCGCTCGACGTGGTGTCGCTGGTGGAGGCCATCCTGGAGAACCCGGACGTGGTGCTCTACGCGCAGCTGAACCAGCTCAAGGGCGAGAAGATCAACGAGCTGAAGGCGCAGGGCGTGGAGTACGACGACCGCATGGCGGAGCTGGAGAAGCTCGAGTGGCCCAAGCCCAACCGCGACTTCATCTACGGCACCTTCAACAAGTTCGCGCAGAAGCACCCGTGGGTGGGCGAGGAGAACATCCGGCCCAAGTCCATTGTCCGGGACATGTTTGAGCGGTTCATGTCCTTCCCGGACTACATCCGTGAGTACGGCCTCCAGCGCAGCGAGGGCGTGCTGCTGCGGTACGTGAACGACACGTACAAGACGCTGGTGCAGACGGTGCCAGAGCGCTTCCGCACGGAGGAGGTGGAGGACTTCATCGACCACCTGCGCGCCACGCTCCGACAGGTGGACTCCAGCTTGCTGGATGAGTGGGAGCGCATGCGCAACCCGGACGCCGCCGTCGAGGCGAAGCCGGTGGTGGAGCTCAAGCCGAAGGAACTCACCGACGACCCGAAGGCCTTCGCCGCGCGCGTGCGCGAAGAACTGCACCGGCTGCTCAAGGCGCTGGGCCAGAAGCGCTACATGGATGCGCTGGCCATGCTGGACAACGCGCTGGGCGAATGGACGGCCCCCAAGCTGGAGCAGGCCATGGCGCCGTACTTCGAGGAGCACAAGGTCGTGGTGCTCACGCCCCAGGCGCGCAAGCCCGCCAACACCTTCCTGAAGGAGTCGGGCACGCGGCTGTGGGAGACCCAGCAGCGCATCATCGACCCGGAAGGGCACGGCGACTGGATGATCGACTGCGAGATCGACCTGCGGGACAGGCGCCTGGATGAAGGCCCCATTCTGATGCTCCGCCGCATCGGCGTGTAG
- a CDS encoding TIGR02266 family protein: MTTKTADDMENGDPAAYANRRADERVAARFEVRFNQTQDAARALRAYSINISAGGLCLLTRKSYDVGSHVRLSMAIEGEEFHLTGVIAWVRDEAEAIGVRFTDLSDEDRARLQRVVDSIKR, translated from the coding sequence ATGACAACCAAGACGGCGGATGACATGGAGAACGGGGATCCAGCCGCATACGCGAACCGGCGGGCGGATGAGCGTGTGGCGGCGCGGTTCGAGGTTCGCTTCAACCAGACGCAGGACGCGGCGCGGGCGCTGCGTGCGTATTCCATCAACATCTCCGCGGGCGGCCTGTGCCTGCTGACGCGGAAGTCCTACGACGTGGGCTCCCACGTCCGGCTGTCCATGGCGATTGAAGGCGAGGAGTTCCACCTCACCGGCGTCATCGCCTGGGTGCGCGACGAGGCCGAGGCCATTGGCGTGCGCTTCACGGACCTGAGCGACGAGGACCGGGCCCGGCTTCAGCGCGTGGTGGACAGCATCAAGCGGTAG
- a CDS encoding GNAT family N-acetyltransferase encodes MASLLKELGYPQGTDQQTVHWVVSHPEIEIFVAGDPQDRPVGMVSFSHRPQLRLRGRVATIDELVVTETWRRRGVGRALIRQILERCKVLSAKQLQLVSPMTTTPETRNFYTACGFSELDSGVFRHVDTESQR; translated from the coding sequence ATGGCGTCACTCCTCAAGGAGCTGGGCTACCCCCAGGGGACGGACCAGCAGACGGTCCACTGGGTCGTCAGCCATCCGGAGATTGAAATCTTCGTGGCCGGCGACCCGCAGGACCGGCCCGTGGGCATGGTGTCCTTCTCCCACCGTCCCCAGCTCCGGCTGCGCGGGCGCGTGGCCACCATCGACGAGTTGGTGGTGACGGAGACCTGGCGCCGCCGCGGCGTGGGCCGCGCGCTCATCCGGCAGATTCTGGAGCGCTGCAAGGTGCTGAGCGCGAAGCAGCTCCAGCTCGTCTCGCCCATGACGACGACGCCGGAGACGCGCAACTTCTACACCGCGTGTGGGTTCTCCGAACTCGACTCGGGCGTGTTCCGCCACGTCGATACGGAGTCCCAGCGCTAG
- a CDS encoding SGNH/GDSL hydrolase family protein, translating into MGTKPGWRRVVVFASSALLACAGGVADSPDGDLPPDDDNRTSTMEQNAPDASLEVAPVLVLNDGRQVQAVPPFAPSATSFQPGFHQALRASHSAGSVTTFRMRVPVARDGGRIRVTFRAGDGSMTLVRATVAQAGANGALVSTPVKLTFDGAEGFTVDARSRKTSDPVDFPVAFRDELAITFEARGALAASAISAFPGSFARAGNHALVTGALGGTLFDRAVGVATVDVEGPTGRAFVAIGDSITEGYVDTKNDTRNAWPAKVEAELGVPVVNAGVSGQGFYDALALLDGEVLALRGITDCIVLLGTNDLGDKDSLSVIQARMNTMLGRLAPFCRTWVSTLLPKEKSNYAPYEVVKTQRLELNTWLRGGGAGPELIDLEAVTRQPANVHLFLDGLEVDGIHPSVEGHRVMADEVTRVLREEGGL; encoded by the coding sequence ATGGGAACGAAGCCGGGGTGGCGGAGGGTCGTCGTGTTCGCGAGCAGCGCGCTGCTGGCGTGTGCTGGCGGCGTGGCGGACTCACCCGACGGGGACCTGCCGCCAGACGACGACAACCGCACTTCCACGATGGAGCAGAACGCGCCGGACGCGTCACTGGAAGTCGCGCCCGTGTTGGTGCTGAACGACGGGCGGCAGGTGCAGGCCGTGCCGCCCTTCGCGCCGTCGGCGACTTCGTTCCAACCGGGCTTCCATCAAGCGCTCCGCGCGTCTCACTCAGCGGGAAGCGTGACGACCTTCCGCATGCGCGTGCCAGTGGCGCGCGACGGCGGGCGCATCCGCGTGACGTTCCGCGCGGGCGACGGAAGCATGACGCTGGTGCGCGCCACCGTGGCCCAGGCGGGCGCCAATGGAGCGCTGGTGTCCACGCCGGTGAAGCTCACCTTCGATGGCGCGGAGGGCTTCACCGTGGACGCGCGCTCGCGGAAGACGTCGGACCCGGTGGACTTCCCGGTGGCGTTCCGGGACGAGCTGGCCATCACCTTCGAGGCCCGTGGCGCGCTGGCGGCCAGCGCCATCAGCGCCTTCCCAGGCAGCTTCGCGCGCGCGGGGAACCATGCGCTCGTGACGGGCGCGCTGGGCGGCACCCTGTTCGACCGCGCCGTCGGCGTGGCCACCGTCGACGTAGAAGGCCCCACGGGCCGCGCCTTCGTGGCCATCGGAGACAGCATCACCGAGGGCTACGTCGACACGAAGAACGACACGCGCAACGCCTGGCCCGCCAAGGTGGAGGCCGAGCTGGGCGTGCCCGTGGTGAACGCGGGCGTGAGTGGCCAGGGATTCTACGACGCGCTGGCGCTGCTCGACGGCGAGGTGCTGGCGCTCCGGGGCATCACCGACTGCATCGTCCTGCTGGGCACCAACGACCTGGGCGACAAGGACTCCCTGTCCGTCATCCAGGCGCGGATGAACACGATGCTGGGCCGGCTCGCGCCGTTCTGCCGCACCTGGGTCAGCACCCTGCTGCCCAAGGAGAAGTCGAACTACGCGCCCTACGAAGTGGTGAAGACCCAGCGGCTGGAGCTCAACACGTGGCTCCGCGGCGGCGGCGCCGGCCCGGAGCTCATCGACCTGGAGGCGGTGACGCGCCAGCCAGCGAACGTGCACCTGTTCCTCGACGGGCTGGAGGTGGACGGCATCCACCCCAGCGTCGAAGGCCACCGGGTGATGGCGGACGAAGTCACGCGCGTGCTGCGCGAAGAGGGCGGCCTCTAG
- a CDS encoding phosphoenolpyruvate carboxylase, whose protein sequence is MARLRAVDQPLRRDVRLLGRLLGEVLVEQEGQALFDLEEEVRRLAIQRRRGPVAGRRAVAAELAEVLQRLPLEQAEPVLRAFSVYFQLVNLAEQHHRIRRARTHAEAASAKPQRGSLEATLLVLKEAGIPAERVREAMRTMRVTLTLTAHPTQAVRRTLLEKLYRMAGLLEERDRCELTQRESSVNLALLREEITLLWQTDELRRERPTVGDEVKNVLWYVEEVLADELALLPELLDWAFERAYGEPLGPVDTPVRIHSWVGGDMDGNPLVTPDVFADTLRAHRARGLRRLLYDLERLGGRLSQSARHAKPSEELLNSVAKDAEELPDAERRYGPRTPGEPLRHKLRFMEERLQRALHYVTQQRAGASVPMPQGAYRTPEALLADLDVLGRALEASKGTHAGLRDVRQVRERVLALGLSLAELEVRAPAEDAVSAAGSFNGGPAPTEGGARLLEVLARLKEAQSESGEPACRTLILSMASTAEDVLAAFRCLKHAGLWDEMRGCATVNVVPLFEQLGALDSGPDVLRTLFADAEYRKHLDVRGGQEVMVGYSDSGKEVGLLAASAALYRAQVALTAVSREAGVPLRLFHGRGESVARGGGPAQEAILALPPGAVAGGYKATEQGEALDHKYARPELARRTLELILGGVLLHTLDAQPRPEPEAERTFRTVFDTLAESGRKAYRALVWEDPRFLEFFTAATPVEEIASLPIGSRPSKRRAGGLDTLRAIPWVFAWTQNRAILPGWYGVGSALEAFSKEEGGAAQLKRMYREWPFFRAVIDNVTMVLAKSDMAIAGRYASLAPPATRSLWRRIQQEHRRTRRQVKRLTGESKLLDNNPQLQRSISLRNPYVDPMSFLQVELLKRKREGQAEVDRPLLLTLNGIAAGMRNTG, encoded by the coding sequence ATGGCCCGACTGCGTGCCGTGGATCAGCCGCTGCGCCGGGATGTCCGCCTGCTTGGCCGGCTCCTGGGAGAAGTCCTCGTCGAACAGGAAGGGCAGGCGCTCTTCGACCTGGAAGAAGAAGTGCGCCGCCTCGCCATCCAGCGCCGCAGAGGCCCCGTGGCCGGCCGGCGCGCGGTGGCAGCCGAGCTGGCGGAGGTGCTCCAACGCCTGCCGCTGGAACAGGCCGAGCCGGTGCTGCGCGCCTTCTCCGTCTACTTCCAGTTGGTGAACCTGGCGGAGCAGCACCACCGCATCCGCCGCGCTCGCACCCACGCGGAGGCCGCGTCCGCCAAGCCCCAGCGCGGCTCGCTGGAGGCAACGCTGCTCGTGCTCAAGGAAGCGGGCATCCCCGCGGAGCGCGTGCGCGAGGCCATGCGCACCATGCGCGTGACGCTGACGCTCACCGCGCACCCCACGCAGGCCGTTCGCCGCACGCTGCTGGAGAAGCTCTACCGCATGGCGGGCCTGCTGGAGGAGCGGGACCGCTGCGAGCTGACGCAGCGCGAGTCCTCGGTGAACCTGGCGCTGCTGCGCGAGGAAATCACCCTCCTGTGGCAGACGGACGAGCTGCGCCGCGAGCGCCCCACCGTGGGTGACGAGGTGAAGAACGTCCTCTGGTACGTGGAGGAGGTGCTCGCCGACGAGCTGGCCCTGCTGCCCGAGCTGCTGGACTGGGCCTTCGAGCGTGCCTACGGCGAGCCGCTGGGGCCGGTGGACACGCCCGTGCGCATCCACTCATGGGTGGGCGGGGACATGGATGGCAACCCGCTGGTGACGCCCGACGTGTTCGCGGACACGCTGCGCGCGCACCGGGCCCGTGGACTGCGGCGGTTGCTGTATGACCTGGAGCGGTTGGGCGGTCGGCTGTCCCAATCGGCGCGTCACGCGAAGCCGTCCGAGGAGCTGCTGAACTCGGTGGCGAAGGACGCGGAGGAATTGCCCGACGCCGAGCGCCGCTACGGTCCCCGCACCCCGGGCGAGCCGCTGCGGCACAAGCTGCGCTTCATGGAGGAGCGGCTGCAGCGTGCGCTCCACTACGTGACGCAGCAGCGCGCCGGGGCGAGCGTCCCCATGCCGCAGGGCGCCTACCGCACGCCGGAGGCCTTGCTGGCGGACCTGGACGTGCTGGGCCGCGCGCTGGAGGCGTCGAAGGGCACGCACGCGGGACTTCGCGACGTGCGGCAGGTCCGGGAGCGGGTGCTCGCGCTGGGACTGTCGCTGGCGGAGCTGGAGGTGCGCGCGCCGGCCGAGGACGCGGTGAGCGCGGCGGGCTCGTTCAACGGGGGCCCGGCGCCGACGGAAGGCGGGGCGCGGCTCCTGGAAGTGCTGGCGCGGCTGAAGGAGGCCCAATCGGAGTCGGGTGAGCCCGCGTGCCGCACGCTCATCCTCAGCATGGCCAGCACCGCCGAGGACGTACTCGCGGCCTTCCGCTGCTTGAAGCACGCGGGCCTGTGGGACGAGATGCGGGGCTGCGCCACGGTGAATGTGGTGCCGCTGTTCGAGCAGCTGGGCGCGCTGGACTCGGGCCCGGACGTGCTGCGCACGCTCTTCGCGGACGCGGAGTACCGCAAGCACCTGGACGTGCGCGGTGGCCAGGAGGTGATGGTGGGCTACAGCGACTCCGGCAAGGAGGTGGGGCTCCTGGCGGCCAGCGCGGCGCTGTACCGCGCGCAGGTGGCGCTCACGGCGGTGTCTCGCGAGGCGGGCGTCCCGCTGCGACTCTTCCACGGCCGCGGCGAGTCCGTGGCGCGTGGCGGTGGTCCCGCGCAGGAGGCGATTCTCGCGCTGCCGCCTGGCGCGGTGGCGGGTGGCTACAAGGCGACGGAGCAGGGCGAGGCGCTGGACCACAAGTATGCGCGCCCGGAGCTGGCGCGGCGCACGTTGGAGCTCATCCTGGGCGGCGTGCTGCTGCACACGCTGGATGCGCAGCCGCGACCGGAGCCCGAGGCCGAGCGCACCTTCCGCACCGTGTTCGACACGCTGGCGGAGTCGGGGCGCAAGGCGTATCGCGCCCTGGTGTGGGAGGACCCGCGGTTCCTGGAGTTCTTCACCGCCGCGACGCCGGTGGAGGAGATTGCGTCGCTGCCCATCGGCTCGCGCCCCAGCAAGCGCAGGGCGGGGGGGCTGGACACGCTGCGTGCGATTCCGTGGGTGTTCGCCTGGACGCAAAACCGGGCCATCCTCCCGGGTTGGTACGGCGTGGGCTCGGCGCTGGAGGCCTTCTCGAAGGAGGAGGGTGGGGCGGCGCAGCTCAAGCGCATGTACCGGGAGTGGCCCTTCTTCCGCGCCGTCATCGACAACGTCACCATGGTGCTGGCGAAGTCGGACATGGCCATCGCCGGGCGTTACGCGTCGCTGGCGCCTCCCGCCACCCGTTCGCTGTGGCGGCGCATCCAGCAGGAGCACCGGCGCACGCGCAGGCAGGTGAAGCGGCTGACGGGCGAGTCGAAGCTGCTCGACAACAACCCGCAGCTCCAGCGCAGCATCTCCCTGCGCAACCCCTACGTGGACCCCATGTCCTTCCTCCAGGTGGAGCTGCTCAAGCGCAAGCGCGAGGGCCAGGCGGAGGTGGATCGTCCACTGTTGCTCACGCTCAACGGCATCGCCGCCGGAATGCGCAACACCGGGTAG
- a CDS encoding alpha-ketoacid dehydrogenase subunit beta codes for MANMAQAIRMALHYAEEHLGVTDIFGEDVGAPLGGVFTCTQGLKTTWNSPLDERGIIGAAMGIAMAGGRPVAEIQFCDYVYNTIDLLKLAGNTSWSTFGDWNLPMVVRTPVGSGIRGSIYHSHSFDATMTHIAGWKVVMPSTPLDAYGLLITACQEKNPVMFLEPKALLRVKGEERIPGEPDDERALSKLIDAPLGDRSQWKPQWPAGLEAYAVPFGKGKIVREGTQLTVVSYGRTLPLCAKAAETLAADGISAEVIDLRSLWPYDWELIKASVQKTGRVLFVNEDTEVTNFGEHLVRRTVEELFYSLLAPPRLLAGKFLPGIGLADALEMASVPQLGDITTAIRSLAGEQP; via the coding sequence ATGGCGAACATGGCACAGGCCATCCGCATGGCCCTGCACTACGCCGAGGAGCACCTGGGCGTCACCGACATCTTCGGCGAGGACGTGGGCGCCCCCCTGGGCGGCGTCTTCACCTGCACGCAGGGTCTGAAGACGACGTGGAACTCTCCCCTGGACGAGCGCGGCATCATCGGCGCGGCCATGGGCATCGCCATGGCCGGCGGACGGCCGGTGGCGGAGATCCAGTTCTGCGACTACGTCTACAACACCATCGACCTGCTGAAGCTGGCGGGCAACACCAGCTGGTCCACGTTCGGTGACTGGAACCTGCCCATGGTGGTGCGCACGCCGGTGGGCAGCGGCATCCGCGGGTCCATCTACCACTCGCACTCGTTCGACGCGACGATGACCCACATCGCCGGGTGGAAGGTGGTCATGCCCTCCACGCCGCTGGACGCGTACGGGCTGCTCATCACCGCGTGCCAGGAGAAGAACCCCGTCATGTTCCTGGAGCCCAAGGCGCTCCTGCGCGTGAAGGGCGAGGAGCGGATTCCGGGCGAGCCGGATGATGAGCGCGCGCTGTCGAAGCTGATCGACGCGCCGCTGGGAGACCGCTCCCAGTGGAAGCCGCAGTGGCCCGCGGGCCTGGAGGCGTACGCGGTGCCCTTCGGCAAGGGCAAGATCGTGCGCGAGGGCACGCAGCTCACCGTGGTGAGCTACGGCCGCACCCTGCCCCTGTGCGCGAAGGCCGCGGAGACGCTGGCCGCGGACGGCATCAGCGCGGAGGTCATCGACCTGCGCTCGCTGTGGCCGTACGACTGGGAGCTCATCAAGGCCTCCGTCCAGAAGACGGGCCGCGTCCTCTTCGTCAACGAGGACACCGAGGTGACGAACTTCGGAGAGCACCTGGTGCGCCGCACGGTGGAGGAGCTGTTCTACTCGCTGCTGGCGCCGCCCCGGCTGCTGGCCGGCAAGTTCCTGCCGGGCATCGGCCTGGCGGACGCGCTGGAGATGGCGTCGGTGCCGCAGTTGGGTGACATCACCACCGCCATCCGCTCGCTCGCGGGCGAGCAGCCGTAA